In the Nymphalis io chromosome 2, ilAglIoxx1.1, whole genome shotgun sequence genome, one interval contains:
- the LOC126776021 gene encoding ommochrome-binding protein-like, whose translation MKILLIICLICVTSAKSSDIETSTVKKCEGIHVHNKFHKKDVIGLGLNRPYQLAYDHSDHKIFFSYNTGKDDEDSFEIGYIEKGHIKHKVLKSVENGFAIAIDNKDNVVFFGGSEGIYKQHLKTNGSEVEKVISHHNIWDMFFKHHLYFIEYPSQKLYKCEHDKTNIKVEHQKVIHEKIFQFAIDGDDDMFITNETGLYRIKNGSDHRIYYDGPRIYRAIEIDNKGVAHFSGQNGIFIVNKDNNTLEKIAHIKNIFGITFDNNNNIVYSDPHEIVKLLPEEC comes from the coding sequence ATgaaaattttactaataatttgtttaatatgtgTAACTTCCGCCAAATCGAGCGATATCGAAACGTCAACCGTAAAAAAGTGTGAAGGGATACAcgtacataacaaatttcacaAAAAAGATGTCATAGGCTTGGGATTGAACCGCCCTTATCAATTAGCCTATGATCATAGTGACCATAAAATTTTCTTCAGTTACAACACCGGCAAAGACGATGAAGACTCATTTGAAATTGGATATATTGAAAAAGGTCATATAAAACACAAAGTATTAAAAAGTGTAGAAAATGGATTCGCAATAGCGATTGACAATAAAGATAATGTCGTATTTTTCGGAGGCAGCGAAGGGATATATAAGCAGCACCTCAAAACGAATGGTAGTGAAGTAGAAAAAGTTATAAGCCACCATAATATTTGGGATATGTTCTTTAAACACCACctatatttcattgaatatccATCGCAGAAATTATATAAGTGTGAACAcgataaaactaatataaaagttGAACATCAAAAAGTcattcatgaaaaaatatttcagtttgCAATTGATGGTGACGATGATATGTTTATTACAAATGAAACCGGGCTGTACAGAATCAAAAACGGTTCCGATCACCGTATTTATTACGATGGACCTAGAATATATCGAGCTATCGAAATAGATAACAAAGGTGTAGCACATTTTAGTGGTCAaaatggaatttttattgtgaataaagataataatacaCTTGAAAAAATTGctcatatcaaaaatatattcggtATAACATTcgataacaataacaatatcgTGTACTCAGATCCCCatgaaattgttaaattacTGCCCGAGGAATGTTAG
- the LOC126775595 gene encoding MFS-type transporter SLC18B1-like, which translates to MHRDSEDTDESANLLNKSDKIRERTVENCNEAMATSSETIVFDSKLIKTSTQTEELAATWGGRCSLPDSGRLRRTHSWSGGSHHDVPSEIRILRERLVRTQAKLRPGAVRHLSRHQRLTLASLALVDFMSFCSMSIMAPFFPREATDKGLSETMCGIVFSFYAVVMFLTSPFFGKYLPKIGAKFLFTAGMFIAGSCNVLFGTLVLINDTTTFTVLCFMVRGMEALGASAYSTASYVFVVNAFPDNIGSVLGILETFVGLGMSVGPAIGGLLYSIGGFGLPFYSLGIVMVLTVPINFVLLTDCDEYVSGSKTASILRLFKIPSIIITGLVIVVVSNTWAFLDPTLEPHLRQFGLSTKQIGLIFLLFSSLYGIFSPIWGWVADRVHSHWCMMVWGLFLSSIGLLLLGPCPFIPSLPQDLWLDLVALSILGMSVALTLLPTFQGVLTSSIYEGGCPEALATYSAVAGVWSCCYSLGEVLGPALGGALAQQYGFPLCATLCAAACFTMAVVTLTFFSFRESSKWIDPESESHSIPYTDTTWNSNQFCQTQSAPESRFAESSPLIPPCSCSSRTAYYVFQSSSSKQVCFMHNKSKKSGSASVADIVAYFLKFQYMTDIYVRIRKAKAKISKAKIASNNEELYQNYLENCDENDCPQHSNTHDRNDGETEIHVSNNVIENGPSQSSENSYCSYLDKTIFGSAIMKMKKENIIIKRNNKGLVAKLVTFEEDKRHSDEIIENNLQKVHFYEQSPECSTLEDIFDGCDCRDEVTYVRGTVTLSSTGACEV; encoded by the exons ATGCACAGAGACAGTGAAGATACAGACGAGAGTGcgaatttattaaacaagtcGGATAAAATACGTGAAAGAACTGTAGAAAATTGTAATGAAGCGATGGCTACTTCGTCCGAAACTATAGTTTTTGATAGTAAGTTGATCAAAACATCGACTCAAACAGAAGAATTAGCTGCCACGTGGGGCGGCCGCTGTTCGCTACCAGATTCTGGAAGGTTAAGAAGAACACATTCGTGGTCAGGCGGTTCGCATCATGACGTCCCTTCTGAAATCAGAATACTACGAGAAAG attagtGCGCACTCAAGCCAAATTGCGTCCAGGAGCCGTGCGACATCTCTCCCGTCACCAACGCCTGACGCTGGCTTCACTTGCACTCGTGGACTTCATGAGCTTCTGTTCTATGAGCATCATGGCGCCATTTTTCCCTAGAGAAGCTACCGATAAGGGGTTGTCAGAGACTATGTGCGGTATAGTCTTCAGCTTCTACGCCGTCGTAATGTTTCTCACATCGCCGTTTTTTGGTAAATAT ctACCGAAAATAGGAGCCAAGTTCTTGTTTACTGCCGGTATGTTTATCGCCGGATCTTGTAATGTTCTATTcgg aactttagtattaataaatgaCACCACGACGTTCACCGTACTATGCTTCATGGTGCGAGGTATGGAAGCTCTGGGTGCCAGTGCATATTCAACCGCTAGCTACGTGTTCGTGGTCAATGCCTTCCCAGATAATATCGGATCTGTTCTTGGCATACTGGAGACATTTGTCGGCCTGGGTATGTCCGTTGGACCGGCGATAGGAGGCTTATTGTATTCG ATCGGAGGATTTGGTCTACCATTTTACAGTCTAGGAATCGTGATGGTTTTAACTGTACCTATAAACTTCGTTTTACTCACTGATTGTGACG aatacGTGTCTGGTTCGAAAACTGCATCGATTCTTCGACTGTTCAAGATTCCATCGATAATCATCACTGGTTTGGTGATCGTCGTAGTCTCAAATACGTGGGCCTTTCTCGATCCGACTCTTGAACCTCATTTGAGACAATTTGGACTATCAACAAAACAAATAGGACTTATATTTCTCTTGTTTTCCAGTTTGTATGGAATCTTTAGCCCAATTTGGGGATGGGTCGCCGATCG GGTACACAGTCATTGGTGTATGATGGTGTGGGGTTTGTTTCTCTCTTCAATCGGCTTATTACTTCTCGGTCCATGCCCATTCATACCTAGTCTTCCGCA GGATTTATGGTTGGATTTGGTAGCCCTGTCTATACTGGGTATGTCAGTGGCATTAACTTTGCTACCAACATTTCAAGGAGTATTAACTAGTTCCAT ATATGAAGGTGGTTGTCCTGAAGCTCTCGCAACGTATAGTGCAGTGGCGGGTGTCTGGTCCTGTTGTTATTCCTTGGGAGAAGTCCTAGGTCCTGCACTAGGTGGAGCGTTAGCTCAGCAATATGGATTTCCACTCTGCGCCACTCTTTGTGCCGCAGCCTGCTTTACGATG GCAGTTGTGACACTGACATTTTTCTCTTTCCGGGAATCTTCAAAATGGATAGATCCAGAATCAGAGTCACATTCCATTCCATACACAGATACAACTTGGAATAGCAATCAGTTTTGTCAAACACAAAGCGCACCAGAAAGTCGGTTTGCAGAGAGCTCACCGCTCATACCACCCTGTTCATGTTCCTCCAGAActg ctTATTACGTTTTTCAAAGTTCATCATCTAAGCAAGTTTGCTTCATgcataataaaagtaaaaaaagtggTTCAGCCAGTGTAGCCGATATAGTTGCATACTTTTTAAAGTTTCAATATATGACTGATATTTATGTAAGAATAAGAAAAGCTAAGGCAAAGATATCTAAAGCTAAGATAGCAAGTAATAATGAAGAATTGTACCAAAATTACCTCGAAAATTGCGATGAAAACGACTGCCCTCAACATTCAAATACACATGACAGAAACGATGGTGAAACAGAAATTCATGTAAGCAACAATGTTATTGAAAACGGTCCATCTCAAAGCAGTGAAAATAGCTATTGTTCGTATTTAGACAAAACTATTTTTGGTTCAGCGATAATGAAAatgaagaaagaaaatattattattaaacgaaataataaagGTCTCGTAGCGAAGCTGGTGACTTTTGAAGAAGATAAACGACATTCAGATGAGATCATAGAAAATAATCTACAAAAAGTGCATTTTTATGAACAAAGTCCTGAGTGTAGTACACTAgaagatattttt GATGGCTGTGACTGCAGAGACGAAGTTACATATGTAAGAGGAACTGTTACACTTTCTTCAACAGGAGCCTGTGAAGTTTAA